In Asterias amurensis chromosome 4, ASM3211899v1, one genomic interval encodes:
- the LOC139935678 gene encoding uncharacterized protein, whose protein sequence is MSTIIMAASLLRKSCPGAKYVCRFAYSGQNYKQFINKYCPPCILQHSVRKFSDVLGDKTVRIGYASGFWGDTACAAPQLVHNGGIDFLVFDYLSEITMSLLTAARHKKPDLGYAPDFVLAAVGPLLNEIKKRGIRVVSNAGGVNPHACAAALQEAAKKAGVDIKVAVVTGDDLMHKKDEIIKSGTKDIDCGITAPKTLVSMNAYLGAGPITKALDMGADIVVTGRCVDSAVVLGPLMHTFGWNQSDYTRLASASLAGHIAECGAQATGGVFTDWHLVQDWDNIGFPIVECGEEGAFVVTKPPNTGGLVSKETVAEQLVYELGDPARYMLPDVICDFRNVKLQNVEGDPNGAVLVTGAKGLPPTSQFKVSGTYADGFRATSVSPITGPNAAEKGRKTAESILKRTRTIFKQLGLKDYTQTNVQILGSEQSYGPHARDVNPREAVIWIAAQHSQKKAMEIFAREVAPAGTGMAPGLTGIVGGRPRVSPVLKLFSFLYPKDQVQATVHIDGKKETITASSPESSQDSASSEERVTKDETLPVGDHTFSLMDLAYTRSGDKGNNATIGVIARHPSYVPYIRRHLTADAVHSYFKHVIDPDTVDPVTRYELPGIDGFSFLLRNSLGGGGVASLLSDPQGKGYGQMVLDFQITNVPDLVSMAK, encoded by the exons atgtcaacaataataatggCAGCCTCCTTACTTCGGAAATCTTGCCCAGGAGCAAAATATGTTTGTAGATTTGCGTATTCTGGACAAAATTACAAGCAATTTATCAACAAATATTGTCCACCATGTATCCTGCAACATAGTGTTCGCAAGTTTAGCGATGTGTTAGGAGATAAAACTGTAAGAATTGGATATGCGTCCGGTTTTTGGGGAGACACTGCATGTGCAG CTCCCCAGCTTGTACACAATGGAGGCATTGATTTCCTTGTGTTTGACTATCTGTCTGAGATCACCATGTCCCTTCTTACTGCTGCCAGACACAAGAAACCT GATTTGGGGTACGCCCCAGATTTTGTTCTAGCTGCTGTGGGTCCTCTCCTGAATGAGATCAAGAAACGAGGCATCCGTGTGGTGAGCAATGCAGGAGGAGTCAACCCTCATGCTTGCGCTGCAGCATTACAAGAAGCAGCCAAGAAAGCTGGTGTTGATATCAAGGTTGCTGTGGTTACTGGCGATGATCTTATGCACAAG AAAGATGAGATTATTAAATCAGGAACAAAAGATATTGACTGTGGGATTACAGCACCGAAGACGCTAGTCAGTATGAACGCTTATCTTGG TGCTGGACCAATCACAAAAGCGCTGGATATGGGTGCAGATATTGTGGTAACAGGGAGATGTGTAGATAGTGCTGTGGTCCTTGGACCTCTCATGCATACG TTTGGTTGGAATCAAAGTGACTACACACGTCTAGCATCTGCCTCTTTAGCTGGTCATATAGCTGAGTGTGGGGCACAGGCTACTGGGGGTGTCTTTACTGATTGGCATCTGGTTCAAGATTG GGACAACATTGGCTTTCCCATCGTAGAATGTGGGGAGGAAGGTGCCTTTGTTGTGACCAAACCTCCCAATACAGGTGGGCTGGTTTCCAAGGAAACTGTTGCTGAGCAACTGGTTTATGAGCTTGGTGATCCTGCCAGATACATGCTCCCTGATGTTATATGTGACTTTAGAAATGTTAAACTCCAAAACGTGGAAG GTGACCCAAATGGTGCTGTTCTTGTGACTGGGGCCAAAGGCTTACCACCAACCTCACAGTTCAAG GTTAGTGGTACTTATGCAGATGGTTTTAGAGCAACCTCAGTGTCTCCTATTACTGGCCCAAACGCAGCGGAGAAAGGCAGAAAAACGGCGGAAAGTATTCTGAAAAG GACCAGGACCATCTTCAAGCAGTTGGGGCTGAAAGACTACACCCAGACTAATGTACAGATTCTGGGCTCAGAGCAAAGCTACGGTCCACACGCAAGGGATGTCAACCCAAGGGAGGCCGTCATATGGATTGCTGCGCAGCACTCGCAGAAAAAGGCAATGGAGATCTTCGCAAGAGAGGTTGCTCCAGCTGGAACAGGAATGG CTCCAGGTTTGACAGGCATTGTTGGAGGTCGTCCAAGAGT GTCACCAGTcttgaagttgttttctttcctgTATCCAAAGGACCAAGTGCAG GCAACTGTACATATTGATGGCAAAAAGGAAACCATCACTGCATCATCACCAGAGTCATCCCAAGATTCTGCCTCCTCTGAGGAGAGAGTAACTAAAGATGAGACTCTACCAGTAGGAGATCACACGTTCAGCCTCATGGATTTAGCATACACAAGGAGTGGTGACAAGGGAAACAATGCAACTATAG GTGTTATAGCAAGACATCCGTCCTATGTACCTTACATTAGGAGGCATCTAACTGCAGATGCTGTACATTCTTACTTCAAGCATGTCATTGACCCAGACACTGTGGACCCAGTTACCAG ATATGAGCTCCCAGGAATTGATGGTTTCAGTTTTCTGTTGAGGAATTCCCTTGGAGGTGGTGGCGTTGCATCGTTGCTTAGTGACCCACAG GGAAAGGGCTATGGACAGATGGTACTGGATTTCCAAATCACCAATGTTCCAGATTTAGTTTCCATGGCCAAGTAG